In Benincasa hispida cultivar B227 unplaced genomic scaffold, ASM972705v1 Contig1810, whole genome shotgun sequence, a single window of DNA contains:
- the LOC120069036 gene encoding LOW QUALITY PROTEIN: desiccation protectant protein Lea14 homolog (The sequence of the model RefSeq protein was modified relative to this genomic sequence to represent the inferred CDS: deleted 1 base in 1 codon), whose translation MAGLIDQAKNFVTEKVANIPKPEASVTNVDLKGISFGSVEYLANVSVSNPYGHSIPICEISYTLKSEGRVIASGTVPDPGSLKASDSTMLDVGVKVPHSVLVSLARDIGRDWDIDYELQIGLTIDLPVIGDFTIPLSTKGEIKLPTFSDVFA comes from the exons ATGGCAGGTTTGATTGACCAGGCAAAGAACTTCGTCACGGAGAAGGTGGCCAACATACCG AAGCCAGAGGCCTCCGTCACTAACGTCGATTTGAAGGGTATAAGCTTCGGTTCCGTCGAGTATTTGGCCAATGTGTCCGTCTCCAATCCTTACGGTCACTCCATTCCTATCTGTGAGATCTCTTACACTCTCAAAAGCGAGG GCAGAGTGATTGCGTCGGGAACAGTTCCAGATCCAGGATCTCTGAAAGCGAGTGATTCGACGATGCTGGATGTAGGAGTGAAAGTGCCGCATTCCGTACTGGTAAGCTTAGCGAGGGACATAGGAAGAGATTGGGACATTGATTACGAATTGCAGATCGGACTCACCATTGACCTTCCGGTGATCGGAGACTTCACCATTCCTCTCTCTACAAAAGGCGAGATCAAGCTCCCTACCTTCTCTGACGTCTTCGCTTAG